In Candidatus Nanopelagicales bacterium, a genomic segment contains:
- the nuoI gene encoding NADH-quinone oxidoreductase subunit NuoI translates to MPELPQAVRGFGVTFRTMFKKVVTEQYPEQKDKYPVKPRFHGRHLLNRHPDGLEKCVGCELCAWACPADAIYVEGADNTESERFSPGERYGRVYQINYLRCIFCGLCIEACPTRALTMGHEYELADDNRADLIYQKQDLLAPLLPGMVAPPHSMVSGTTEKDYYDGAVTGATDEQKAEVAAREQVADAVAESEAS, encoded by the coding sequence ATGCCTGAGCTGCCCCAGGCGGTACGCGGCTTCGGGGTGACCTTCCGGACGATGTTCAAGAAGGTCGTCACCGAGCAGTACCCCGAGCAGAAGGACAAGTACCCGGTCAAGCCGCGGTTCCACGGCCGGCACCTGCTCAACCGGCACCCCGACGGGCTGGAGAAGTGCGTCGGCTGCGAGCTGTGCGCGTGGGCATGCCCCGCGGACGCGATCTACGTGGAGGGCGCGGACAACACCGAGAGCGAGCGCTTCTCCCCGGGCGAGCGCTACGGCCGCGTCTACCAGATCAACTACCTGCGCTGCATCTTCTGCGGCCTGTGCATCGAGGCCTGCCCGACCCGCGCGCTGACCATGGGGCACGAGTACGAACTGGCCGACGACAACCGCGCCGACCTGATCTACCAGAAGCAGGACCTGCTGGCGCCGCTGCTCCCGGGCATGGTGGCGCCGCCGCACTCGATGGTCTCGGGCACCACCGAGAAGGACTACTACGACGGCGCGGTGACCGGCGCCACCGACGAGCAGAAGGCCGAGGTGGCCGCCCGCGAGCAGGTCGCCGACGCCGTCGCCGAGAGCGAGGCCTCGTGA
- a CDS encoding NADH-quinone oxidoreductase subunit J, with product MSDLTTLLAADVNTGETVTFWICAILAVIGAVGLVASRKAVHSALFVAMTMISLAILYVANSAPFLGMVQVIVYTGAVMMLFLFVLMIVGVDSSDSLVETIRGQRWAAIAFGLGLGVMLLAAIGNGMVGVPEGSLDAANSAQGGNVQGLAQVIFTDYLFAFELTSALLITAAMGAMILAHRERWMPRASQEQQSVERFRSGGHPGNKPNPGVYARHNAVDTPALLPDGSTADISVPEPLQVRGDGRGIDRAALREVDRLETGEAAVAPGTVATDEEVGSADDRPSDDSKGAGA from the coding sequence GTGAGCGACCTGACGACGCTGCTCGCCGCTGACGTCAACACCGGCGAGACCGTCACCTTCTGGATCTGCGCGATCCTCGCGGTGATCGGCGCGGTGGGCCTGGTGGCCTCCCGCAAGGCCGTGCACAGCGCGCTGTTCGTGGCCATGACGATGATCAGCCTGGCGATCCTCTACGTCGCCAACTCCGCGCCGTTCCTCGGGATGGTGCAGGTGATCGTCTACACCGGCGCGGTCATGATGCTGTTCCTGTTCGTCCTCATGATCGTGGGCGTCGACTCGTCGGACTCCCTGGTGGAGACGATCCGGGGCCAGCGCTGGGCCGCCATCGCCTTCGGCCTCGGCCTCGGCGTCATGCTGCTCGCCGCGATCGGCAACGGCATGGTCGGCGTACCCGAGGGAAGCCTGGACGCGGCCAACTCGGCCCAGGGCGGCAACGTCCAGGGGCTGGCGCAGGTGATCTTCACCGACTACCTGTTCGCCTTCGAGCTCACCTCCGCGCTGCTGATCACCGCCGCCATGGGGGCGATGATCCTGGCCCACCGCGAGCGCTGGATGCCGAGGGCGTCGCAGGAGCAGCAGTCGGTCGAGCGGTTCCGCTCCGGCGGCCACCCCGGCAACAAGCCCAACCCCGGCGTCTACGCCCGCCACAACGCGGTGGACACCCCGGCCCTGCTGCCGGACGGGTCGACCGCGGACATCTCCGTGCCCGAGCCGCTGCAGGTGCGGGGCGACGGGCGCGGGATCGACCGAGCGGCGCTGCGGGAGGTCGACCGGCTCGAGACGGGCGAGGCCGCGGTCGCGCCCGGGACCGTGGCCACCGACGAGGAGGTCGGGTCCGCCGACGACCGGCCCTCGGACGACTCGAAGGGAGCGGGCGCGTGA
- the nuoK gene encoding NADH-quinone oxidoreductase subunit NuoK — protein MNPANYIVLSAILFTIGAVGVMVRRNAIVVFMSVEMMLNAANLAFVSFARTNGNLQGQAVAFFVMVVAAAEVVVGLAIIMTIFRTRRSASVDEPNLLKY, from the coding sequence GTGAACCCCGCCAACTACATCGTGCTCTCGGCGATCCTGTTCACGATCGGGGCCGTCGGCGTGATGGTCCGGCGCAACGCCATCGTCGTGTTCATGAGCGTCGAGATGATGCTGAACGCGGCCAACCTGGCGTTCGTGTCGTTCGCGCGGACCAATGGCAACCTCCAAGGCCAGGCGGTCGCCTTCTTCGTGATGGTGGTGGCCGCGGCGGAGGTCGTGGTCGGCCTCGCGATCATCATGACGATCTTCCGGACCCGCAGGTCCGCGTCGGTCGACGAGCCCAACCTGCTGAAGTACTGA